The following are encoded together in the Equus quagga isolate Etosha38 chromosome 1, UCLA_HA_Equagga_1.0, whole genome shotgun sequence genome:
- the TREX1 gene encoding three-prime repair exonuclease 1 — MGSQGLLPGPVQTLIFLDLEATGLPFSQPKVTELCLLAVHRCALESSPNPHGPPPTVPPPPRVVDKLSLCVAPGKACSPAASDITGLSTGMLTAHGRQRFDADLVNLLRAFLQRQPKPWCLVAHNGDRYDFPLLQAELAVLGLTSALDGAFCVDSIAALKALEQAGSPSEHGPRKSYSLGSIYTRLYGKAPPDSHTAEGDVLALLSICQWRPRALLQWVDAHARPFSTIKPMYGVTASTGTNPRPSAATATVPLARARDTSPNLDGGRRPKALPPMKGLGAPPGEGLLAPLGLLAFLTLAVATLYGLSLVTPGQ; from the coding sequence ATGGGCTCACAGGGCCTACTCCCAGGTCCTGTGCAGACCCTCATCTTCTTGGACCTGGAAGCCACTGGCCTGCCCTTCtcccagcccaaggtcacagaactctGCCTGCTGGCCGTCCACAGATGTGCCCTAGAGAGCTCTCCCAACCCTCACGGGCCTCCTCCCACAGTGCCCCCACCACCCCGTGTGGTGGACAAGCTCTCCTTGTGCGTGGCTCCAGGGAAGGCCTGTAGCCCTGCAGCCAGTGACATCACAGGCCTGAGCACAGGTATGCTGACAGCGCATGGGCGTCAACGCTTCGATGCCGACCTGGTCAACCTGCTCCGAGCCTTTCTGCAGCGCCAGCCGAAGCCCTGGTGCCTCGTGGCACACAATGGTGACCGCTACGACTTCCCCCTGCTCCAGGCAGAGCTGGCTGTGCTGGGCCTTACCAGTGCTCTGGACGGCGCCTTCTGTGTGGATAGCATTGCTGCCCTGAAGGCCCTAGAGCAAGCGGGCAGCCCCTCGGAGCATGGCCCAAGGAAGAGCTACAGCCTGGGCAGCATCTACACACGCCTATACGGGAAGGCCCCCCCGGACTCACACACAGCCGAGGGTGACGTGCTAGCTCTGCTCAGCATCTGTCAGTGGAGGCCACGGGCCCTGCTGCAGTGGGTGGATGCTCACGCCAGGCCCTTCAGCACCATCAAGCCAATGTATGGGGTCACAGCCTCTACTGGAACCAACCCAAGGCCATCTGCTGCCACAGCCACTGTACCCCTGGCCAGAGCCAGGGACACCAGTCCCAACCTTGATGGGGGCAGGAGGCCCAAGGCCCTTCCTCCAATGAAAGGCCTTGGAGCCCCACCTGGAGAGGGACTGTTGGCTCCACTGGGCCTTCTGGCCTTCCTGACCTTGGCAGTAGCCACACTGTATGGGCTGTCTCTGGTCACACCTGGGCAGTAG
- the ATRIP gene encoding ATR-interacting protein isoform X2: MAGTPAPGSRRRSGPPAPSPGPPPSTGHPPSKRARGFPAAAAPDPEDPFGAHGDFTADDLEELDTLASQALSQCPAAARDVFNVHKVPRLDGMSKNPAGKNRESVPVKDNFELEVLQAQYKELKEKMKAMEDEVLIKNGEIKILRDSLHQTESILEEQRRSHFLLEQEKTQALSDKEKEFSKKLQSLQSELQFKDAEMNELRTKLQSSERANKLAAPSTSYVSPRKSPSTVIKPEACSPQFGKPSFPTKESFSANMSLPCPCQTEPGHKSLLGREVSENKTHSLGGDPIKQEESQKSLGDSWMQTSNTQGSILINLLLKQPLIPGSSLGLCHLLSSCSEAPSGTLLQPPGFGSTLAGMSSLRTTGSRDGSFPLSALREAQNLAITGLNLVARNEGSCDGDPAEGGRRAFPLCQLPGAVHLLPLVQFFISLHCQALQDLAATKRSGAPGDSPTHSSCVSSGVEASPEDSVCNLEAFSVASLSILQHLVCHSGAVVCLLLSGTGVDSTAREGNQSLVHRHGQKDVTSAPRGLADDQGQHPLLKMLLQLLTFSSAATGHLQASVLSQCLKVLVKLAENASFDFLPRFQCVFQVLTQCLSPETPLPSVLLTVELLCLLVDHEKLLPQLCSHSGCLLLLLYMYITSRPDKAASETQWLQLEQEAVWLLAKLGVQSPSSPVTGSNCQCNVEVVRALTVMLHRQWLTVRRTGGPPRTDQQKRTVRCLRDTVLLLHSLSQKDKLFSVHCVEVLHQYDQVMPGVSMLIRGLPDVTDCEEAALDDLCAAEPDVDDPEMDCG, from the exons ATGGCTGGAACCCCCGCGCCGGGCAGCAGGAGGCGGAGCGGGCCCCCGGCGCCTAGCCCCGGCCCGCCGCCCAGCACCGGGCACCCTCCAAGTAAGCGGGCCCGGGGCTTCCCCGCGGCTGCCGCCCCAGACCCTGAAGACCCGTTCGGCGCGCACGGGGATTTCACCGCCGACGATCTGGAGGAGCTCGACACCCTCGCGTCACAGGCCCTGAGCCAATGCCCGGCCGCGGCTCGGGACGTGTTCA ATGTTCATAAGGTCCCCAGATTAGATGGGATGTCAAAAAATCCTGcagggaaaaacagagaaagtgtTCCAGTTAAAGATAATTTTGAATTAGAGGTACTTCAGGCACAATACAAAGAACTTAAAGAAAAG ATGAAGGCAATGGAAGATGAAGTCCtcattaaaaatggagaaattaaaattttgcgGGACTCACTGCATCAAACAGAATCCATTCTAGAGGAACAGAGAAGATCCCATTTCCTTCTTGAGCAAGAAAAAACTCAAGCACTCAGtgataaagaaaaggaattctCCAAAAAG CTCCAATCATTGCAGTCTGAACTCCAGTTTAAAGATGCAGAGATGAATGAATTAAGGACAAAGCTTCAAAGCAGTGAGCGAGCAAATAAACTCgctgctccctccacctcctaTGTCAG TCCTAGGAAAAGCCCTTCTACGGTTATAAAGCCAGAAGCATGTTCTCCACAGTTTGGAAAACCATCTTTCCCTACAAAGGAGTCTTTTAGTGCTAACATgtcccttccctgcccctgccAGACAGAACCAGGACACAAGTCCCTGCTGGGCAGAGAGG TTTCAGAGAATAAGACCCACAGTCTGGGAGGTGACCCCATAAAGCAGGAAGAGTCCCAGAAAAGCCTTGGTGACAGCTGGATGCAGACATCAAACACTCAAG GTTCCATTTTGATAAACCTTCTCCTGAAGCAGCCTTTGATCCCAGGGTCATCCCTAGGTCTGTGCCATCTCCTGAGCAGTTGTTCTGAGGCTCCTAGTGGCACTCTGTTGCAGCCACCAGGGTTTGGCAG TACCTTGGCTGGGATGTCAAGCCTGAGGACTACAGGTTCCCGCGATGGGTCATTTCCCCTCTCGGCCCTGAGAGAAGCACAGAACCTGGCCATTACTGGACTGAATCTGGTTGCCAGGAATGAAGGCTCGTGTGATGGAGAcccagcagagggaggcagaagggccTTCCCACTCTGCCAGCTTCCTGGAGCTGTGCATCTCCTCCCCCTGGTACAATTCTTTATCAGCTTACACTGCCAGGCTCTGCAGGATTTGGCAGCAACTAAGAGAAGTGGAGCACCTGGGGACTCACCGACACATTCCTCCTGCGTGAGCTCCGGGGTAGAGGCCAGCCCCGAGGACTCAGTTTGCAACCTAGAAGCCTTCTCTGTGGCTTCACTTAGCATTCTTCAGCACCTGGTGTGCCACAGCGGAGCAGTCGTCTGCCTATTACTGTCAGGAACAGGGGTGGATTCCACTGCGAGGGAAGGAAACCAGAGCCTGGTTCATAGACATGGTCAGAAGGATGTGACCTCAGCCCCAAGGGGGCTTGCCGATGACCAAGGCCAGCATCCACTGTTGAAGATGCTTCTTCAGCTGCTGACTTTCTCTTCTGCAGCAACAGGTCACCTTCAAGCCAGTGTCCTCAGCCAGTGCCTTAAGGTTTTGGTGAAATTAGCTGAAAACGCTTCCTTTGATTTCTTACCCAG GTTCCAGTGTGTGTTCCAGGTGCTGACACAGTGCCTCAGCCCAGAGACACCCCTGCCTAGTGTGCTGCTGACTGTTgagctcctctgcctcctggtggACCACGAGAAGCTCTTGCCTCAGCTCTGCTCCCACTCAG gctgcctcctcctgctgctATACATGTACATCACGTCAAGGCCTGACAAAGCGGCTTCGGAGACACAGTGGCTTCAACTGGAACAAGAG GCCGTGTGGCTCCTGGCTAAGCTTGGTGTGCAGAGCCCCTCCTCCCCGGTCACTGGCTCCAACTGCCAGTGCAACGTGGAG GTGGTGAGAGCGCTGACAGTGATGCTGCACAGACAGTGGCTGACAGTGCGGAGGACAGGGGGGCCTCCAAGGACTGACCAGCAGAAGCGGACAGTGCGGTGTCTGCGGGACACGGTGCTGCTGCTGCACAGCCTGTCCCAGAAAGACAAGCTCTTCAGTGTGCACTGTGTGGAGGTCCTGCATCAGTATGACCAGGTGATGCCAGGGGTCAGCATGCTGATTCGAGGGCTTCCTGACGTGACAGACTGTGAAG AGGCAGCCCTGGATGACCTCTGTGCCGCCGAACCTGACGTGGATGACCCTGAGATGGACTGTGGCTGA
- the ATRIP gene encoding ATR-interacting protein isoform X3, giving the protein MAGTPAPGSRRRSGPPAPSPGPPPSTGHPPSKRARGFPAAAAPDPEDPFGAHGDFTADDLEELDTLASQALSQCPAAARDVFNVHKVPRLDGMSKNPAGKNRESVPVKDNFELEVLQAQYKELKEKMKAMEDEVLIKNGEIKILRDSLHQTESILEEQRRSHFLLEQEKTQALSDKEKEFSKKLQSLQSELQFKDAEMNELRTKLQSSERANKLAAPSTSYVSPRKSPSTVIKPEACSPQFGKPSFPTKESFSANMSLPCPCQTEPGHKSLLGREVSENKTHSLGGDPIKQEESQKSLGDSWMQTSNTQGSILINLLLKQPLIPGSSLGLCHLLSSCSEAPSGTLLQPPGFGSTLAGMSSLRTTGSRDGSFPLSALREAQNLAITGLNLVARNEGSCDGDPAEGGRRAFPLCQLPGAVHLLPLVQFFISLHCQALQDLAATKRSGAPGDSPTHSSCVSSGVEASPEDSVCNLEAFSVASLSILQHLVCHSGAVVCLLLSGTGVDSTAREGNQSLVHRHGQKDVTSAPRGLADDQGQHPLLKMLLQLLTFSSAATGHLQASVLSQCLKVLVKLAENASFDFLPRFQCVFQVLTQCLSPETPLPSVLLTVELLCLLVDHEKLLPQLCSHSEGCLLLLLYMYITSRPDKAASETQWLQLEQEAVWLLAKLGVQSPSSPVTGSNCQCNVEVVRALTVMLHRQWLTVRRTGGPPRTDQQKRTVRCLRDTVLLLHSLSQKDKLFSVHCVEVLHQYDQVMPGVSMLIRGLPDVTDCEVTEGARPGRGRD; this is encoded by the exons ATGGCTGGAACCCCCGCGCCGGGCAGCAGGAGGCGGAGCGGGCCCCCGGCGCCTAGCCCCGGCCCGCCGCCCAGCACCGGGCACCCTCCAAGTAAGCGGGCCCGGGGCTTCCCCGCGGCTGCCGCCCCAGACCCTGAAGACCCGTTCGGCGCGCACGGGGATTTCACCGCCGACGATCTGGAGGAGCTCGACACCCTCGCGTCACAGGCCCTGAGCCAATGCCCGGCCGCGGCTCGGGACGTGTTCA ATGTTCATAAGGTCCCCAGATTAGATGGGATGTCAAAAAATCCTGcagggaaaaacagagaaagtgtTCCAGTTAAAGATAATTTTGAATTAGAGGTACTTCAGGCACAATACAAAGAACTTAAAGAAAAG ATGAAGGCAATGGAAGATGAAGTCCtcattaaaaatggagaaattaaaattttgcgGGACTCACTGCATCAAACAGAATCCATTCTAGAGGAACAGAGAAGATCCCATTTCCTTCTTGAGCAAGAAAAAACTCAAGCACTCAGtgataaagaaaaggaattctCCAAAAAG CTCCAATCATTGCAGTCTGAACTCCAGTTTAAAGATGCAGAGATGAATGAATTAAGGACAAAGCTTCAAAGCAGTGAGCGAGCAAATAAACTCgctgctccctccacctcctaTGTCAG TCCTAGGAAAAGCCCTTCTACGGTTATAAAGCCAGAAGCATGTTCTCCACAGTTTGGAAAACCATCTTTCCCTACAAAGGAGTCTTTTAGTGCTAACATgtcccttccctgcccctgccAGACAGAACCAGGACACAAGTCCCTGCTGGGCAGAGAGG TTTCAGAGAATAAGACCCACAGTCTGGGAGGTGACCCCATAAAGCAGGAAGAGTCCCAGAAAAGCCTTGGTGACAGCTGGATGCAGACATCAAACACTCAAG GTTCCATTTTGATAAACCTTCTCCTGAAGCAGCCTTTGATCCCAGGGTCATCCCTAGGTCTGTGCCATCTCCTGAGCAGTTGTTCTGAGGCTCCTAGTGGCACTCTGTTGCAGCCACCAGGGTTTGGCAG TACCTTGGCTGGGATGTCAAGCCTGAGGACTACAGGTTCCCGCGATGGGTCATTTCCCCTCTCGGCCCTGAGAGAAGCACAGAACCTGGCCATTACTGGACTGAATCTGGTTGCCAGGAATGAAGGCTCGTGTGATGGAGAcccagcagagggaggcagaagggccTTCCCACTCTGCCAGCTTCCTGGAGCTGTGCATCTCCTCCCCCTGGTACAATTCTTTATCAGCTTACACTGCCAGGCTCTGCAGGATTTGGCAGCAACTAAGAGAAGTGGAGCACCTGGGGACTCACCGACACATTCCTCCTGCGTGAGCTCCGGGGTAGAGGCCAGCCCCGAGGACTCAGTTTGCAACCTAGAAGCCTTCTCTGTGGCTTCACTTAGCATTCTTCAGCACCTGGTGTGCCACAGCGGAGCAGTCGTCTGCCTATTACTGTCAGGAACAGGGGTGGATTCCACTGCGAGGGAAGGAAACCAGAGCCTGGTTCATAGACATGGTCAGAAGGATGTGACCTCAGCCCCAAGGGGGCTTGCCGATGACCAAGGCCAGCATCCACTGTTGAAGATGCTTCTTCAGCTGCTGACTTTCTCTTCTGCAGCAACAGGTCACCTTCAAGCCAGTGTCCTCAGCCAGTGCCTTAAGGTTTTGGTGAAATTAGCTGAAAACGCTTCCTTTGATTTCTTACCCAG GTTCCAGTGTGTGTTCCAGGTGCTGACACAGTGCCTCAGCCCAGAGACACCCCTGCCTAGTGTGCTGCTGACTGTTgagctcctctgcctcctggtggACCACGAGAAGCTCTTGCCTCAGCTCTGCTCCCACTCAG AAGgctgcctcctcctgctgctATACATGTACATCACGTCAAGGCCTGACAAAGCGGCTTCGGAGACACAGTGGCTTCAACTGGAACAAGAG GCCGTGTGGCTCCTGGCTAAGCTTGGTGTGCAGAGCCCCTCCTCCCCGGTCACTGGCTCCAACTGCCAGTGCAACGTGGAG GTGGTGAGAGCGCTGACAGTGATGCTGCACAGACAGTGGCTGACAGTGCGGAGGACAGGGGGGCCTCCAAGGACTGACCAGCAGAAGCGGACAGTGCGGTGTCTGCGGGACACGGTGCTGCTGCTGCACAGCCTGTCCCAGAAAGACAAGCTCTTCAGTGTGCACTGTGTGGAGGTCCTGCATCAGTATGACCAGGTGATGCCAGGGGTCAGCATGCTGATTCGAGGGCTTCCTGACGTGACAGACTGTGAAG TAACTGAGGGAGCAAGGCCTGGGCGTGGAAGGGACTG A
- the CCDC51 gene encoding mitochondrial potassium channel gives MTGHSPVFAMQHIVGVSPVLVRRSLLGKDLFMTRTLCSPGPSQPREKRPEEVALGLYHRLIVLGRALGHGIRQRASSTAKTWWDRYEQFVGLSEVREAQGNVTEAEKVFMVARGLVREAREDLEVQQAKLKEVRDRLDRISREDNQYLELATLEHRMLQEEKRLRTDYLRAEDSEREKFSLFSAAVRESHEKERTRAERTKNWSLIGSVLGALIGVAGSTYVNRVRLQELKALLLEAQKGPVSLQEAIREQASSYSLQQRDLHDLMADLRGLVQAGPGQSSGSQAGTPPTQDRDTDVLSAALKEQLSHSRQVHSCLEGLQEQLDSLEKTFSRTARVVQLAKAAAHPGLMEPADEALHGSLLEQESMILVLSDMEQRLEAQVNRNTIYSTLVTCVTFVATLPVLYVLFRAS, from the exons ATGACAGGGCACAGCCCTGTGTTTGCCATGCAGCACATCGTGGGTGTGTCCCCTGTATTGGTGCGGAGAAGCCTCCTTGGAAAGGACCTCTTTATGACCAGGACTCTctgcagcccaggccccagccagcCCAGAGAGAAAAGACCTGAGGAGGTGGCCCTTGGGCTGTACCACCGCCTCATAGTGCTGGGAAGAGCCCTGGGACATGGCATTCGGCAACGAGCATCCTCCACAGCCAAGACTTGGTGGGACAGATATGAACAGTTTGTTGGACTCAGTGAAGTTCGAGAGGCCCAGGGAAACGTGACTGAG GCAGAGAAAGTGTTCATGGTGGCTCGAGGGCTTGTTCGAGAGGCTCGGGAAGACTTGGAAGTTCAGCAGGCCaagctgaaggaggtgagggaccGCTTGGACCGCATCTCCAGAGAGGATAACCAGTACCTGGAACTGGCTACTCTGGAGCACAGGATGCTGCAG GAGGAGAAGAGGCTTCGCACGGACTATCTGCGTGCCGAGGACTCTGAGCGAGAGAagttctccctcttctctgcGGCTGTGCGGGAAAGTCATGAGAAGGAACGCACTCGGGCCGAGAGGACCAAGAACTGGTCCCTCATCGGGTCAGTCCTGGGGGCCCTGATTGGTGTGGCTGGCTCCACCTATGTGAACCGTGTGCGGCTACAGGAGCTGAAGGCCTTGCTCCTGGAGGCACAGAAGGGGCCTGTGAGCCTCCAGGAGGCCATCCGAGAACAGGCATCCAGCTACTCCCTCCAGCAGAGAGACCTCCATGACCTCATGGCGGACTTAAGGGGCCTGGTGCAAGCTGGGCCAGGGCAGAGCTCTGGATCCCAGGCAGGTACTCCCCCAACACAAGACAGAGACACAGATGTTCTTTCAGCTGCCTTGAAAGAGCAGCTCAGCCATTCCAGGCAGGTCCATTCATGTCTAGAGGGTTTACAAGAGCAGCTTGATTCCCTGGAAAAGACTTTCAGCCGGACAGCTAGGGTGGTTCAGCTTGCAAAGGCTGCAGCACACCCAGGCCTGATGGAGCCAGCAGACGAGGCTCTGCATGGCTCCTTGCTGGAGCAGGAGAGCATGATTTTGGTGCTGTCGGACATGGAGCAGAGGCTAGAAGCCCAGGTCAACAGGAACACTATCTATAGCACGCTGGTTACCTGCGTGACATTTGTGGCCACCCTACCTGTGCTCTACGTGCTGTTCAGGGCCAGCTAG
- the ATRIP gene encoding ATR-interacting protein isoform X1 → MAGTPAPGSRRRSGPPAPSPGPPPSTGHPPSKRARGFPAAAAPDPEDPFGAHGDFTADDLEELDTLASQALSQCPAAARDVFNVHKVPRLDGMSKNPAGKNRESVPVKDNFELEVLQAQYKELKEKMKAMEDEVLIKNGEIKILRDSLHQTESILEEQRRSHFLLEQEKTQALSDKEKEFSKKLQSLQSELQFKDAEMNELRTKLQSSERANKLAAPSTSYVSPRKSPSTVIKPEACSPQFGKPSFPTKESFSANMSLPCPCQTEPGHKSLLGREVSENKTHSLGGDPIKQEESQKSLGDSWMQTSNTQGSILINLLLKQPLIPGSSLGLCHLLSSCSEAPSGTLLQPPGFGSTLAGMSSLRTTGSRDGSFPLSALREAQNLAITGLNLVARNEGSCDGDPAEGGRRAFPLCQLPGAVHLLPLVQFFISLHCQALQDLAATKRSGAPGDSPTHSSCVSSGVEASPEDSVCNLEAFSVASLSILQHLVCHSGAVVCLLLSGTGVDSTAREGNQSLVHRHGQKDVTSAPRGLADDQGQHPLLKMLLQLLTFSSAATGHLQASVLSQCLKVLVKLAENASFDFLPRFQCVFQVLTQCLSPETPLPSVLLTVELLCLLVDHEKLLPQLCSHSEGCLLLLLYMYITSRPDKAASETQWLQLEQEAVWLLAKLGVQSPSSPVTGSNCQCNVEVVRALTVMLHRQWLTVRRTGGPPRTDQQKRTVRCLRDTVLLLHSLSQKDKLFSVHCVEVLHQYDQVMPGVSMLIRGLPDVTDCEEAALDDLCAAEPDVDDPEMDCG, encoded by the exons ATGGCTGGAACCCCCGCGCCGGGCAGCAGGAGGCGGAGCGGGCCCCCGGCGCCTAGCCCCGGCCCGCCGCCCAGCACCGGGCACCCTCCAAGTAAGCGGGCCCGGGGCTTCCCCGCGGCTGCCGCCCCAGACCCTGAAGACCCGTTCGGCGCGCACGGGGATTTCACCGCCGACGATCTGGAGGAGCTCGACACCCTCGCGTCACAGGCCCTGAGCCAATGCCCGGCCGCGGCTCGGGACGTGTTCA ATGTTCATAAGGTCCCCAGATTAGATGGGATGTCAAAAAATCCTGcagggaaaaacagagaaagtgtTCCAGTTAAAGATAATTTTGAATTAGAGGTACTTCAGGCACAATACAAAGAACTTAAAGAAAAG ATGAAGGCAATGGAAGATGAAGTCCtcattaaaaatggagaaattaaaattttgcgGGACTCACTGCATCAAACAGAATCCATTCTAGAGGAACAGAGAAGATCCCATTTCCTTCTTGAGCAAGAAAAAACTCAAGCACTCAGtgataaagaaaaggaattctCCAAAAAG CTCCAATCATTGCAGTCTGAACTCCAGTTTAAAGATGCAGAGATGAATGAATTAAGGACAAAGCTTCAAAGCAGTGAGCGAGCAAATAAACTCgctgctccctccacctcctaTGTCAG TCCTAGGAAAAGCCCTTCTACGGTTATAAAGCCAGAAGCATGTTCTCCACAGTTTGGAAAACCATCTTTCCCTACAAAGGAGTCTTTTAGTGCTAACATgtcccttccctgcccctgccAGACAGAACCAGGACACAAGTCCCTGCTGGGCAGAGAGG TTTCAGAGAATAAGACCCACAGTCTGGGAGGTGACCCCATAAAGCAGGAAGAGTCCCAGAAAAGCCTTGGTGACAGCTGGATGCAGACATCAAACACTCAAG GTTCCATTTTGATAAACCTTCTCCTGAAGCAGCCTTTGATCCCAGGGTCATCCCTAGGTCTGTGCCATCTCCTGAGCAGTTGTTCTGAGGCTCCTAGTGGCACTCTGTTGCAGCCACCAGGGTTTGGCAG TACCTTGGCTGGGATGTCAAGCCTGAGGACTACAGGTTCCCGCGATGGGTCATTTCCCCTCTCGGCCCTGAGAGAAGCACAGAACCTGGCCATTACTGGACTGAATCTGGTTGCCAGGAATGAAGGCTCGTGTGATGGAGAcccagcagagggaggcagaagggccTTCCCACTCTGCCAGCTTCCTGGAGCTGTGCATCTCCTCCCCCTGGTACAATTCTTTATCAGCTTACACTGCCAGGCTCTGCAGGATTTGGCAGCAACTAAGAGAAGTGGAGCACCTGGGGACTCACCGACACATTCCTCCTGCGTGAGCTCCGGGGTAGAGGCCAGCCCCGAGGACTCAGTTTGCAACCTAGAAGCCTTCTCTGTGGCTTCACTTAGCATTCTTCAGCACCTGGTGTGCCACAGCGGAGCAGTCGTCTGCCTATTACTGTCAGGAACAGGGGTGGATTCCACTGCGAGGGAAGGAAACCAGAGCCTGGTTCATAGACATGGTCAGAAGGATGTGACCTCAGCCCCAAGGGGGCTTGCCGATGACCAAGGCCAGCATCCACTGTTGAAGATGCTTCTTCAGCTGCTGACTTTCTCTTCTGCAGCAACAGGTCACCTTCAAGCCAGTGTCCTCAGCCAGTGCCTTAAGGTTTTGGTGAAATTAGCTGAAAACGCTTCCTTTGATTTCTTACCCAG GTTCCAGTGTGTGTTCCAGGTGCTGACACAGTGCCTCAGCCCAGAGACACCCCTGCCTAGTGTGCTGCTGACTGTTgagctcctctgcctcctggtggACCACGAGAAGCTCTTGCCTCAGCTCTGCTCCCACTCAG AAGgctgcctcctcctgctgctATACATGTACATCACGTCAAGGCCTGACAAAGCGGCTTCGGAGACACAGTGGCTTCAACTGGAACAAGAG GCCGTGTGGCTCCTGGCTAAGCTTGGTGTGCAGAGCCCCTCCTCCCCGGTCACTGGCTCCAACTGCCAGTGCAACGTGGAG GTGGTGAGAGCGCTGACAGTGATGCTGCACAGACAGTGGCTGACAGTGCGGAGGACAGGGGGGCCTCCAAGGACTGACCAGCAGAAGCGGACAGTGCGGTGTCTGCGGGACACGGTGCTGCTGCTGCACAGCCTGTCCCAGAAAGACAAGCTCTTCAGTGTGCACTGTGTGGAGGTCCTGCATCAGTATGACCAGGTGATGCCAGGGGTCAGCATGCTGATTCGAGGGCTTCCTGACGTGACAGACTGTGAAG AGGCAGCCCTGGATGACCTCTGTGCCGCCGAACCTGACGTGGATGACCCTGAGATGGACTGTGGCTGA